The Cynocephalus volans isolate mCynVol1 chromosome 1, mCynVol1.pri, whole genome shotgun sequence region CAGAGCTCTGTTTTTAGGATCTATCCACACACACATCGGTCCCACACTTTACATACTATCCAGGATGCCACAAATGATGTTACCAGCCCCAATCACTCTCCTGAACTTAAGATATTAGGTCCAGCTGCCTACCTGACTTCTCTACTTGGCTGTCCAATAGGCACTGGAAACATATCTAAAACAAACTCATGTTTTTCCATCACAAACCTGTTCCTCCCAGAATGTTCCAAATCAGCAAATACTAGTGTCATCAAAATCCTTCATATCATCCTTGTCTCCTTCTTTGTCTCATACTCACACCCAATCTACTGGCAAATCCTGTTCATTACATCTGTAAAATATACTCCTTTCAGCCTGCTCTCCTCCTAGTCAGCACCTCTGCCCCTCTCAGCTGGAACTACTTCAACCCCCTTGCTTTCCTCTTCCCCTGTACTGGCACCTCCAGCCCAGAGCATATTTTCCACCTAGCAGTTACACTGCTCCTTTGAAAAGTAAAAGAGCATATCATTCACTGCTCACAACCTTCCAGTGACTTCTCATCACTCTAGGAATAAAATCAAAATGCTTAGCAAGGCTACAAGGCCCTACATAATCTGGCCCCTGGCTACCTCTGCAAGACCTCCTCCTAACACTTTTTCCCTTGTTCACTCACATAAGCCTTCTTTCTAGTCCTTAAACACGCTGAGAATAGTCCCTACTCAGAGCATTTGCCCTTGCTGTTTTCCTGTGGCTGGAATGATTTCCCCTCCAGCCAACCAGATGGCTCACTCCTCCATTTTGCTCACCTTTCTGCTTAAAGGTCACTTCCTCAAAGAGACCATCCCAAGCACCTTCCACAATTCACCATCCTGTAGCCCtgtgtattaatttcctatgCTACTGTAactaattaccacaaacttagcgaaatgtattatcttacattCCTGGTGGTCAGAAattcaaaatcagtttcactaCACTgaagtcaaggtgccagcaggccTTCATaccttctgaaggctctaggggagaattaatttccttgccttttcccgCTTCTAGAGGTCACCTATATTTCTTGGCTTGCGGCCCCTTCTtccgtcttcaaagccagcagcatagcatctttcttttctctgcttttattcTTACACCTCTACTTCTCTGACTTTGACCTTTTCCCCTCCCTTTTATAAgaactcttgtgattacattgggcctgcCTGGTAATCCTTAACTTAGTTATATTTGCAAAGCCCCTTTTGCTATGTAAGGTAACATACTCAGGTTCTGGGGATTATGGACATCTTCAGGCTTCCATTAATCTCTACcataccctgctttatttttcttcgcAGCACTTATCATTACttcttattatatatttaattctttgtttaTTGTCTAGCTTCCCCATTGAGTGAGTGAATGCACTTAGTAGTGAAATATaagaaacactcaataaatgttaattagtgGTAGTGGTGGTGTTATTGTTAGAATATAAACTCCTTGATGGCAGGGAATTTATCTTGTTCACTATTGAATTCTCAGTACCTAACACTCAATGTTATATTCTTTGTTGTACTTTCCACTATGTAAAAGGATGCAGCTGatctatttgtttacttatttctaTCTCTCCTCTTCCAGAAGATTGGCACCTCAATGAGAACAGTAACCTAGTCTGCTTATTTATGGCTCTATCTCTTGTCCCTAAAACAGTGCTTTTAACATAATAGATACTCAATACATGTGTTGAATACATGAATGagtaaattaacttttttaattgaatttttatattaatttctgaTATTATTGGATATGTTATGTCTcatgagaataaaagaaagattcATGACAGctgacaatatttattttttccatgtcaACATATATTTTGAGTGAAGTGAGTTTTAGTTGTGTCCGACTCTTAGTCATTTCTGGTGCTAAATGGGCACATTATCAATGTGTCAAGGGGACTGCTTCCCTCTCATGCTGAGTGGAGTTTTTGTCAGAATGTTCCTGCTCCTCTGGCTCCTGCTGCCTAAAAGGTAGAGGGCCATATGTCCCTACaacaattacaggaaaagaaaataggacAAATCCTAGAAACCCACCAAGTCGGAATATCAAATTTTCTGCATGTGCCAGTTTTTTGTACTCAGATCGAAACTCTGTTTAAGATGAATTGCTCAGCTGTATTGTAGGACACATCTCACCCAATGGGATCTCAGTAAGCAGTAACAAGATCTAGCATCTCAGTAAGCAGTAACAAGaagtaaaacaagaaagaagagaaggccCTCTTTACCTTCCCTCAAGTTTTTTAAAGCCCCCTTTTTAGGAAGATTTAGAAAGGCATAAAGTTGGagcaaaaaaaattgaaatgtatttcCTCAAATGGAGAGCTTGAAACATTCTCACAGTTAACAGCTAGCAATTCGGTATTGCAGAATCTTAAATTAGGTATTTCACCAGGTACACAAGTGAAATAAGCAGTTTAAATTGAACATCTATCCTCATTTTCGACACTATACGtatataccatttttattatagctGTGGAAAAGGCCTTATACAGAGGAGGCAACAGCTCTTCTCACTGATGAGAACTGCTCACTGCTTTCAGGCTTCTTACACACGGGCATCCAAGAGTTGGGTAGTGGACTTGCTGTCTTTGACTTTTACTTCATTACCTGCCACCATCTGGGGCTACTTCAGTGTCTATGTCAACAACCTACATAACTAAGAGTGGTTTTagaataagattttatttctcacatCAAAAGAGGTCCAAAGTCAGACCATTCCTGAGTCGGCTCATTTCATATAACGTAATTAAGAAATCCAGGGCATGGTAACTTTGACTTCACTATTCCCAAGTAGCAACAAGAACTCCACCAGTGGCTCCCAGATGGCTGCAGAGATGCTAAGCATAATACTCTCTTCCCAGAAATGTCCAAAATCAAGAATAGAAGGCACAATGACAATTTTTCCACCAGATTTCCTCTTAGTTCCCATTGACTAGGATGAGGCAATATGCCTGTGCTCGAACTTCCAGAGACTGACACCTTTCCATGCTTCTTCCATTGGTAGTAGATAGTTGGGATGACTATTGGTGAGGCAACTAACAGTACccaatcttctttttctttcacagtCTCTGAACTTTGCTTGGCCATAAGCCCTGCTATGCTAGTAGTGATTAGTCTTGATGGAGCTTCCTCTCTTTATCCCCAGAGAAGCTATTCTAAACATTCAGTGTTCTCCTTCAAATCCATCTCACTTAGAGGGTTAACATGCTTCCGCCTTCACATAAAAGAACTTGGTAAGAGTAAACTCCCACTATTTTACCATTACTCCTAAAATTCTCTTTCCATACCCTGACTCCTGTATCTGGAAAGAAGTATCCCTCCTGTCCAACATGATTATTTGCTTATGTTCTAGATCTTCTGCCCTCCACATTACCCAACACCTTCCTTGGTCAATCTAACCCACATATTACTTATTTTATCTTCTCTACATCCAGGGTTTTCTCCATCTTAGTGTATAAAAATGACCAAGCAACAGCAAAATCAAAGCCTCTGTTATATCAGACAGTTCTCCTTGTGTGTGgcagaaaacccaactcaaactggctttaaaaaaaaaatctaattggaGAAGTAGGGGTTGATAATAGAGAAACTTGAGCCAGCAGCTCAAATAATATAATGCGATAAACGGTTGCTTTCCCTTACTTCACTCTCCCTTCTGTACTGTAAGCATCATCCTCTGCTCTATGAATATCCCTGTACCCcactctcactctctcctccAAGTAGCCAAATGGCTGACACATTCCAGATCAAATCCACATACATACTGCATTTGTCAGAAGAAGAGCACGTCTCTGTCAATATCTTCCCCATAAAAATGGAAGTTTCTCTTTTCCAGAAGTGCCGATAAAGTCTTCTTGCATAACGTTTCATCTTAATAAGTTAACACTTTTATCAGTTGGCAGAGGCAGAGTTataatgtggtttttaaaatttttcagtggcttaagacaataaaggtttatttcttactcatGTCCACATGAGCAAGGGTAGGTAGGAAACTAAAAAGAAAGCCAGCATAAGAGACAAAAGTACCAACTAtccaaaaataaagattaaaaacaaggCAGAATCCCAGATCTACACAATACAAAACTTCTGATTAATTACATACCTTCACAGGAAATAAACACCAACTTGTATATAGAACAATAAAAACAGTCAAATAATCAGATATATAGACCTAGGTAACTAAGGCTGGAGGCTTAGCTTCTGGGTTTTAAGCTCACAAAGAGAGTACTGGCTCAAGGCAATATATAACCTGAACATAGAGATAGAACTTTTAGAAGTCATAGCACTTATTCATTTGAACCACAatcattaccaaaaaaaaattatgtaacttTGCATGTTATAAAATTTGTGTTAAATGAGTGTTTGTGAAATCATTTGTTTTTTCAGAGAGTCTATTTATTAGTTTACATGCTGCCCCGCAAATCAAATAAATGTGACATTTTTCATGTGAAGAATAAATAATAGttgatattttatacttttgtgaATTCAAGgataaggctttttaaaaaaataacccttAGTTTATTGGGTGGGCCCATTCACACTTCACTAAATCTAGATGTCAGTTTAAGTTCATGcacataaatagaaaacaatacaatTTAGATATTAATTCAAATGCTTATTAAAGAGCTATTATTTGTCAGCTTGTTCAAATACCAAACCGGTGTTAACTAAAATATTCTAGTAGTTTCGTGTTGTGTCATTAAAAGTTCACAGTCAGTGGCAGAAtaaatggtccccagcatcactctctcccacaatcaaccaatttacagctattaaaaagcaaagactgacaaTCTGGGACGCTGGAGCTTgggtgaagaggaagagagatctgtggagtttgtgaaggtgggagaagctgcagcaagaggaagaagaaacctcTCTGACAATTTTAAGCCCctgctgcttcaaggctggccctgtgagaggcaggaagaaggtgcagcacatgaagcaggagccagcaaaagccgcagctgagccctttgtgtgaagttgcctggagtATGTAGGGGAGTCAACAACTTTGGAGCAGAACCTACCAGCTCccaggccagtgagaccactgaTGGGGTTCTCCGTGGGCCCACATAGGAAAGAGGGCCACAGCCAACAAAAGAAAGGAACTacacagaggctggtgagtcatcacaagggacccaCGCATAGCCCACCCCACAGGAAGCATTTAGGGTGAAAGAAAGAGGTTgacccactgggagaacattggGATGTagagtgggcagctgatctgccttccaatcaaCAAAAGCCCACTCAGTAGAGACTGATCAGGGTGATAAAACTGCAGAAGgcacagtttgctggaaagactcagccCCAGACAGAATTTTCACACAGAACAGGTATATCTGACTTCACAAGACACAGAAGTGaaaaaaggccaacaattaaaatctggtccacacaaaaatccttccccagagaatcagcagcaaggcGGCGATTTAgtgcaaccacagagctcaagtactggtccccacaggaagttcacccAACTTTGAAATTAACCGagaccacagaccagagacaaaactctgatattaaccaataaaggtctaCTATTAACAACACCTATAGGAGAGATCCGGATGGACTGGGCTTGTGAGAAGATCAACATGCCTTTGGATAGAGATTTACTACATCCATCcttggaagaggaaaaggaaaaacataaaaagaaacagcTGGTTCATAATCCAAATTCTTATTTTATCGATGTGAAATGTCCAGGTTGCTACAAGATTAACATGGTTTTCAGCCATGATCAGACAGTGGTTCTTTGTGTAGGTTGTTCAACAGTGTTATGCCAGCCTACAGGAAGAAAGGCCAGATTCACAGAAGGGTGTTCATTTAGAAGAAAGCAACACTAATAATCCACACAACTTCCTGAATTTGTGTTATTTCACAGAAAGCCTTATAATAAGTTTAGTAACTCTAGTTACTCTGCCAAGATAATGTAATTATGTTTGATTTTCTATGGTATACAACAGTGATCTCCTATTTTGGTGTCagtttttcaatgttttaattatgagcaaaaaaaaaaaaaaaaagaacagagcacCTATAAATCTAGAAGAGGTAGAAGTCTCTTCAAATacccagacatcaacataaagacacaaagatcaagaaagaatagAGATATATGACACcaataaaggaaacaaacaaagcaccaacAATAGACCCAGAGGAACACTgaatttatgaaatatctgacagaaaattcagaatgGCCCTCTTATGGACtctcagggagtcacaagaaaacacagatagaaaattaaatgatatctggaaaacaacccaggagcagaattggaaacttgacaaaggaattgaatcagttaaaagaaaccaaatagaaattctaaaaataaagaacatatctGAACTgtaaaactcaatagaaagctccaacagcagacttaattaaacagaagaaaaaatcagtgaGCTCGAAGATAAAACACATGATATTATCCAATCaggggagcaaaaagaaaaaagaataagaaaaaatgaaacaaatacagtAAACATGGGATTTCCTCATGGGAAACAACCTccgcataattggcatacctaaaggagaggaaaaaggaagagatgtggaAAGCACGTTGAAGAAAATAGTAgctgaaaatttctcaagtatGGAGAAAAATGATAGCATCCAGGTACAAGAAACTCAGAAGTCACCAAAGTCAATCCAAGGAGAAACACCCCAAGGCCCAACATAATCAAatcatcaaaaacaaagacaaagaaagaatactgaaagcaacaagagggaaaaaaaaaacaaaacaaaacaaaaaaaacaaaacacataacattcaacagagtccCAATACCTTTCTCAGttgatttctcagtagaaaccctacaggccataagagaatggcatgatatattcaaggtgctgaaggaaaaagactgtcagccaagaaaaCCGTATCCAGCAAAGCTAACCTTCAAATacgaagaagaaataaagttttccccagacaaacaaaagctaaaggaattcatcaacactagacctacATTATAAGAAATGATAAAGGGAGTTCTTTGATCTGAAGGAAGATggtgctaaggagcagcaagaaaacatttgaaggtatataaatcattagtaaagtaagttcacagacaacctcaaaaTACTCTAATGTCATAAGAATGGTGAATAAACCACCTACATCTTTAGTAAGAAGGcaaaaggacaaacctaacaagacacgaACATATACAACctccatataagagataggcaatataaaaagatgtaacttgaaacaacaaattgtcaaaaaatgttggggggggggatgatgccaaagtgtagagttggctttgtttattcgttatttttccctcttagatatcaaaattaagttgttattggtctaaaataatctgttataacatgttttttgtaagcctcatggtaaccataacacaaacacttaaaagagacatactaaaaataaatagtgagaaatcaaaatgcaGTGCTAGAGAAAACctctcaatcacaaaggaagacagtaagattggGAAAAAGGATCAAgaaaacaaccaggaaaaaaaggaacaaaatttcaCTAACAaatccctatatatcaataactcctctaaatgtaaatagattaaatgccccaattaaaagacacagaatggcttaatggattataaaataaaaacaaacactatgctgcctataagaaactcacttcatctataaagacacacatcatCTGCCAGTGAAGGAATAGAAAacgatatttcatgcaaatagaaaccaaaaaagagcaggagtagctaaatttatatcagataaaatagacttcaaaccaagaaaagtaaaaaaagatgagaggtcattatataatgacaaagggatcaattcaacaaaatgatataacaattttaaatatacacacatccAACACctgagcacccagttatataaagtaATTACCATCAGACCTggttaggatgtggagaaaagggaaccctcctacatttttggctggaatgtaaattggtaaagcAATTGTGGAAATTGCTCAGAGAGATAAAAATACATCtatcttatgacccagctatcccactgctgggtatatactcaaaggaaatgaaatcaaatatatcaaaaagacacctgcactcccatgttcatcacagctctattcacaatagccaagagatggaatcaacctaaatgcccagcaatgaatgaatggattaaaaaaatgtggcatatacacacaatggaatactataaaaaggaaatgatatcctataatttgcagtaacatggatggaactggataccatcatgttaagtgaaataagtcaggcacagaaagaaaaataccacatgatctcactcatacatggaaacttaaaagaaaaaaaagtgattctcatagaagtagagagtagtaCAGGGTGGGGGGGGCGGTGCGGGAAGTAGTAGACTTACAGgttcaaaactatgctatctaccctaagtgatcaTTGTTCAGTCTATGCTTGTATTGGAAAAACagactgtaccccacaaatatgtacaagtaaattttcaaataaaatttttttaaaaacttaaaggaATATAGaacctccccccaccaaagttcATGGTGACATTTTCAGAAGAATTGAAACGAACTCTTCTGTATTTATGTACATTTAACATCAGTTAATTGTAGATTTTAGTATATGCATTAGTTTCCTAAGTCTTGCCacaacaaattatcacaaactgggtaatttgaaataacagaaatgaattaTTGTATCACAGCTTTGAAGACTGGAAGACTGAAATCGAGgcatcagcagggttggtttcttcttgGTGACTCagaggaagaatctgttccatgcctgtcTCCTAGCTTCTGATGGTTGTCTATAACCCTTGTGTtctcttggcttgtagacacatcactccaatctctgccttcttcTGCACATGCCATTCTCCCTTTGTGCTATGTGTCTCTATGTCctatcctcttcttataaggacatctgtgattggatttagggcccatcctaatccagaatgatctcatcttaaTTTACATCTTACATGTTAATTACATCTGGAAAGATGCCATtcccaagtaaggtcacattctgaggttctggatggacatgaattttgggggaaagaGTGCTGAAGGGAGGGAATACTAACTATTCAACCCAGCACAGCATACATACAGTCAGATTTAAGGAaacattaaaatagttttttatctCATGTTGCGATTTTCAAATATCTAAACAAGTAGCCTTGGCTCTATTAACTAAGAACGACTTTTAGTAAAGAAATATTATAGTAAATATCACTACTCAGatttagttaaaatttaaatgaatttgttACTATTGTTCAATTATAGTTTATATTTAGTCATTGgctaaaataaagattatttagtTATCTGTTAacaatgactagtgatgttattCCAAATCTTCTTTTTTAGAACACTTTGTTATCCTCGTCATTCTTGGATGTGAACATTACTTAGCCACGTATCTGTAACCTGCCATggattataaatttataattccCAGCTCTGAGGAGACAAACACTACAATTGTTAGTGACACCATTGGTAGGGAATTAACACTTCTATTAAGCATTGTAATACCCCTTCACTGACGTCACCAAAAGTGATGGTGATCTCTTAACTGACATCATTGAGAGAACACTAAAAAAATAGTATTGATGTGCTAAGTTTATATGCTAAACATTTTAAAGTCAAAATTATAGGATAAGGTAATTTTATAGAACACCAAAAGTAGAACAAGAACAATTGCTAAAGAATgatgaacagaaaggaaaaaggtatCATGCTTTCAAGAGAGTTcttaatacatgtaaaaataaatgttgtgGTCTACTACGAGCCTATAGTATTTTAGTACATTTATTCCAATTCCCGATCATATTTAACCAACTgatattaatgaaaagaaaagatgattGATAACTCATGATTACTGATCCtcaaaaggggggggggagtttGGTGTCATATGATATCATAAGAAATTAGTTTCAATTGTTCTCTTTTTATAGAATTAATGTTTATAACATTCACTAAGTTGAGAGTTACTTGTGATCCTCTCCATTCTCAACTGACTTGATTTAAAGCATAGTGGTTAATACAACAGGTTTTGGCATCAGATTAGTGTGGTTTTATTCCCTTGAAAAGTtagtatttattgagaatctcCTAGGTTCTTCTAAGCACCAGAGAACCAGCAACAACCAAAAGAGACAAGGTTCTTGTTCTTGTGAAACCCACGTTGTACTGGGGGAGGTAGATAGCTTAAAAATAAACTCAGCAAATAAACATGCAAGATAACATTGGACAGATAAATGCTC contains the following coding sequences:
- the LOC134390572 gene encoding small ribosomal subunit protein eS27-like yields the protein MPLDRDLLHPSLEEEKEKHKKKQLVHNPNSYFIDVKCPGCYKINMVFSHDQTVVLCVGCSTVLCQPTGRKARFTEGCSFRRKQH